One Perognathus longimembris pacificus isolate PPM17 chromosome 2, ASM2315922v1, whole genome shotgun sequence DNA segment encodes these proteins:
- the Fxyd4 gene encoding FXYD domain-containing ion transport regulator 4 isoform X1, producing the protein MEGMTCTFFFLLAGLPALGANNLLNRSSPFYYDWESLQLGGMIFGGLLCVAGVAIVLSSKCKCKGSQKPSPLPEKPNPLITAEPVLTLCRPGQ; encoded by the exons ATGGAAGGAATGACCTGCACTTTCTTCTTCTTGCTGGCAG GCCTGCCTGCCTTGGGAGCCAACAACCTGCTGA ACAGAAGCAGTCCCTTCTACTATG ACTGGGAAAGCCTACAGCTGGGCGGGATGATATTTGGAGGGTTGCTGTGTGTTGCTGGAGTCGCCATCGTCCTGA GTAGCAAATGCAAATGTAAGGGCAGTCAGAAGCCCAG tcCCTTACCTGAGAAGCCCAACCCACTCATCACAGCAG AACCTGTCTTAACTCTTTGTAGGCCGGGCCAGTAG
- the Fxyd4 gene encoding FXYD domain-containing ion transport regulator 4 isoform X2 codes for MEGMTCTFFFLLAGLPALGANNLLNRSSPFYYDWESLQLGGMIFGGLLCVAGVAIVLSSKCKCKGSQKPSPLPEKPNPLITAGRASSC; via the exons ATGGAAGGAATGACCTGCACTTTCTTCTTCTTGCTGGCAG GCCTGCCTGCCTTGGGAGCCAACAACCTGCTGA ACAGAAGCAGTCCCTTCTACTATG ACTGGGAAAGCCTACAGCTGGGCGGGATGATATTTGGAGGGTTGCTGTGTGTTGCTGGAGTCGCCATCGTCCTGA GTAGCAAATGCAAATGTAAGGGCAGTCAGAAGCCCAG tcCCTTACCTGAGAAGCCCAACCCACTCATCACAGCAG GCCGGGCCAGTAGCTGCTAA
- the Hnrnpf gene encoding heterogeneous nuclear ribonucleoprotein F — protein MMLGPEGGEGFVVKLRGLPWSCSIDDVQNFLSDCTIHDGVAGVHFIYTREGRQSGEAFVELESEDDVKLALKKDRESMGHRYIEVFKSHRTEMDWVLKHSGPNSADSANDGFVRLRGLPFGCTKEEIVQFFSGLEIVPNGITLPVDPEGKITGEAFVQFASQELAEKALGKHKERIGHRYIEVFKSSQEEVRSYSDPPLKFMSVQRPGPYDRPGTARRYIGIVKQAGLDRMRSTAYSAGYGGYEEYSGLSDGYGFTTDLFGRDLSYCLSGMYDHRYGDGEFTVQSTTGHCVHMRGLPYKATENDIYNFFSPLNPVRVHIEIGADGRVTGEADVEFATHEEAVAAMSKDRANMQHRYIELFLNSTTGASNGAYSSQVMQGMGVSAAQATYSGLDSQSVSGCYSTGYTGQNSMGGYD, from the coding sequence ATGATGCTGGGCCCTGAGGGAGGTGAAGGCTTTGTGGTCAAACTCCGTGGCCTGCCCTGGTCCTGCTCAATTGATGATGTGCAGAACTTTCTCTCTGACTGCACCATTCACGATGGGGTTGCTGGGGTCCATTTCATTTACACTAGGGAAGGCAGGCAGAGTGGTGAGGCTTTTGTTGAACTTGAATCTGAAGATGATGTCAAATTGGCCCTGAAAAAAGACAGGGAAAGCATGGGCCACCGGTACATCGAGGTGTTCAAGTCTCACAGAACCGAGATGGATTGGGTGTTGAAGCACAGCGGTCCAAACAGTGCTGACAGCGCCAACGATGGCTTCGTGCGCCTCCGGGGCCTCCCATTTGGATGCACAAAGGAGGaaattgttcagtttttctcaggGTTGGAAATCGTGCCAAACGGGATCACACTGCCGGTGGACCCTGAGGGCAAGATTACAGGGGAAGCCTTCGTGCAGTTTGCCTCTCAGGAGTTAGCTGAGAAGGCCCTGGGGAAGCACAAGGAGAGAATAGGGCACAGGTATATCGAGGTATTCAAGAGCAGTCAGGAAGAAGTTAGGTCCTACTCAGACCCTCCTCTGAAGTTCATGTCTGTGCAGCGCCCCGGGCCCTATGACCGTCCTGGGACCGCCCGGAGGTACATTGGCATTGTGAAACAGGCAGGCCTGGATCGGATGAGGTCCACCGCCTACAGTGCAGGCTATGGGGGCTATGAGGAGTACAGCGGGCTCAGCGACGGCTATGGCTTCACCACCGACCTCTTTGGGAGAGATCTCAGCTACTGTCTCTCCGGCATGTATGACCATAGATACGGGGATGGCGAGTTCACTGTGCAGAGCACCACCGGCCACTGCGTCCACATGAGGGGGCTGCCCTACAAAGCCACCGAGAACGACATTTACAACTTCTTCTCACCACTCAACCCCGTGAGAGTGCATATTGAGATCGGGGCCGATGGAAGAGTGACGGGAGAGGCTGACGTGGAGTTTGCCACTCATGAAGAAGCTGTGGCAGCGATGTCAAAAGACAGGGCCAACATGCAGCACAGATACATAGAACTCTTCCTGAATTCCACTACAGGGGCCAGCAATGGGGCGTATAGCAGCCAGGTGATGCAGGGCATGGGGGTGTCTGCTGCCCAGGCCACCTACAGTGGCTTGGACAGCCAGTCCGTGAGTGGTTGTTACAGCACTGGCTACACTGGTCAGAACAGCATGGGTGGCTATGACTAG